Part of the Cydia fagiglandana chromosome 26, ilCydFagi1.1, whole genome shotgun sequence genome, ctatagcgtaagacaaagacggtatgattatctctgtctgtttgaaatgagacagtcctgggCCAAACTATAGGTACTAACCTCTTTCCTCATAAAATATTCGCTTagtcacagattatataatagttcttacgaacagatacttatctctcaaacaaaccgcaaatacctaccgttttgatacctacacaaaaatacaatggagtggccttcagcgcgccgctccccgcaccgcgcgcaccggcacaacgctagggttgctgacgcttagaaatgataaataaatacctacgtaaacagcggagtgaaataaaaggaaagctaaatcataaattatacctaatattccaattatgcgttagtgtttgcgaaatagtctttttaaaaggtcatatgtccctgtagtaaccgcagtgtttacgccgttttataagccgcgcaataatcccagtaagaattagttttaaaacttcgtgtaatataaaaccagatagagattaatgttatactataaagaaaaataatagaaaccccatcaatacaggtaattaattataagttaaccagagcaaaaatgagtaggcactttccggtgtaaagttaacttactgtcgttaaaataaacatttaccaaaagaaattaaaaaaaatctacctatttcaaatagatagatatctaaaactatacatttgtcatacataataaacactacatgtttaattagagaaattcaatagtaggtaggcacctactacgtagcttgtaactatcgtaaaaattgacagtgacgtgcgtacgtgagcgcgtgtggcaaccaactggcttggcTTGCctatctaccgtgaacgggagccgattcgtaggtattaatccgagctcgcgcggagagttccataggcctggcttagtttaaaattacaaacctttttaaaaatattctatGTAATTTTTTGACACTTACTCATTGTCTCTCTCGTGTCATTGACAtaacaaaaaaatcaaaatgcgagtgaaaaaatgataaaaaaatatataattacgccGTAAAGATTCATCGAAACTATGGAAGTATCAGAAGGGGCGTTGTTGAGATCTAAGTCTTCGAACAGAGCCATACCAAGTGCCGCCACGAAAGCTAAAAATTTGAGTACCGGTGACGTGGGGCACAAAATGGAAAATAAAAAGAGGCGCGGGGTCTACGTTGAGAAGTGGGCGAACCGGGAATTGCCCGCTGAAGGTACATATTTTGAATATACAATTTTtccccgggtatgtccttaaactacgtccaagaccaccggtggacgggcagcagcgtccctcaaattcggtgtactcgactgcgatcgccaacccgcctgccaagcgtggcgattatggcattcaccccccataacaagggggaggcctatgttcagcagtggacgtcttatttatttattagtcaaataagtaacacagcattacagtaaaaccaaaggcactgtgaaactacaaaataaaatacaataagtacaaagaaactacaaataaaaaccaaagacaaattaaacattagatttgggcgacgacgtaacagcgtggctccgttgcgtcgtctgACTTGGTATAGGATTCGGCAGGTTGCCTCGGTACCGCCTTATGGCTgagctgatgatgatgatgaatttttttacatacatacCTTACCTACATAATCACGCCtgtttcccggaggggtaggcagagaccacggattttcacatgctacgatcctgacttatagttcgttttttttagcattagaaagaacttgcaagaaggtaagcgatcttgacatgtcttttaattgaataacgctttttaaaaacaaaaaactattatgaaagcagaagaatataaatggtcgtattagattcataattgttacatatttgccgtaacttatttttaaaatgtgtttttcaactaaaagacacatcaagattgtttaccttttatctaatgctaaaaaaagagGTATggtacctctttcgcttccttcactttaaTAACATTCCTGATACACGCTCGTCggttttaggattttttttaagattaaaGATTAACATTAATCCTAAACGTAgccataggtacagtcacgtaccaccacagaataaataatagtactaggtacagctagaagactcactctctaacataacgtgtctgttacgatcagtacagatatggccgctaggtggcgacagcgccacgcgcggcttatggcaaaccccaaaatcggggtcgaacggatgtacttttagctacctgtagcaaagcgacgaaatcgcggagtgagcctgGTACCACACGGggttgttatgccatttagggttcttgctaaattggaaattgtaGCGTAAGTAATGAACATCCAATTAGCTaagaccctaaatggcgcaacaatcgcggacgTGATAGTACCATCAAAGGTACTTACGTTTTCTATGTTAACTTCAATGCAGTTTATCCTGTCCACAGGAAAAACGCCCGTTTTCCGATAGGTTTTTGACCCAGATTATAAGACAATACCTATAATTTTCCTGACACcaaaacatatattattatatatataaattagagTTGATATTTAGTAGACGCCACTTAAACAAATCATTGTAGGtattttaatacctactgcCTACTGCGTTCATCTGCTGCACAGaaaagtagtacctacctaacaagTCGGAATTTTCCAGAATTACTTTAATGAACATAATTATTCATTCTGTAAGTGTAGGTTACATATATATAGATTCACATAGATAGTACAAAATTCTAACTATTTCCAGAAAACAAAAGATATAAATCGAAAGCACAGCAAATACCTCGGCCACAAACAAACAAATTGCTTACAACTGCCCCGAGGGAATCCAAAATCTCAACCTACACTCGCCTCCTGGGCACCCGAGACCCCTCGGTCCAGTTTATAAAACGTAAAAAGAAGACCCTTCCCGAAGACCTAACAGAACAGAGCTCTAAAACATCAAAACTGTCAAAACACGAGAATACACAAAGGAATATTGTGGAAGAGAATAAAACTATGGACAAGTTCAGACACAATCACGCCAAAGATGCGAAATTTATCACGAGAAAGGATCGAAGAGAAAGGGTGGAAGGAGGGAGGGATCTACAAACGCCATCCACATCTTCGAAAATAAACCGAGTCATGTCTTTCGATACTAACTGGTCAACCATCTTCCCCAACAGAGAGAACAGAgataaaactaataaattacAACAGTATATCTACAATGACTGTAAACCAaaggagaaaaataaattaaaaactacagAGAGTAAAGACGAAAAGATCTATACATTTTTCAAAGAACTCATCGAGTCAGTTTACGAAGAAGAGAAAAACAAACAGGATATACAGAGCGGCAAATCTTCTGATATCAAACTTGAGATAGACGACCCCGTAGCGCAGAAACTGCAAGAATATAATTCCAAGCAATACACTATCGAAGACAATAATCTATTGTACGAACAAAGTCGTGAGTTGGCGGATTATTACAACAATAATTCACGGATAACACCGCAGAAAAAAGTGAAGCGAAGaaagaaaaacgtaaaatacaattttacagATAAGTCTGCATACTCAAAAGGAGACAGGTATAGAAAGTCTAATCTTCTAACCATTTTGAAACAAGAACTGGCAATAGATTTGTACCAGCAGGAGCCAGAAAGCATGTTCGAAGCGCTTATGAACATAGCGAAAAATAAACGGAAGCGTAAACAAATACATTTCGAGATAACCAAAGAACCTAGCGATCTAGAGAGGGTATGCAGATTTAAACGGCTTAATTTGATTTCACCAAGCACGAGAATGCCGAAAAGGGTGAAACAGACGAGCAGGCGTGATAAAATTATGGGTGGAAAGCGAAGCGAGTCGTCTACTTCGACAGAGTTTGAATCTCACCATTCCTTGGAAGTGCAGGGGTTTGATTATGTTACGGAACCGTTGGAAGTCGGTACAAGGATCAGTAGTATCAGGCCAATCACGAAATTGAATGAAGGCATAGTAACTGTCACGCATCATTGGAAACATTGAAAATATGTTGCCAGGTAATTGCCcgtaattatgtaggtacagcttggcaaaataagagtagaaattaaaaagtggcaacactgtagtgtcgtcccctttcaaatcaatttatataaagccccacattcacactcctaccttgtaggccgcctcgttgggtaggattgtgtatgggggttgcggactacgagccgtcctacaaaccGTCCGCCGACTCGTCTGCCGTCGTATGCTGAGCCCGTTCCTTTTGCCGCacaattttcatttttagttatTATATTTGTAACCTGTATGCTTTGTGTGTTGCAATAAAtggtttcttattcttattctacaaacggctaaacggtaggacggctcgtagtccgcaaccccatgcatcctacccaacgaggcggactacgaggcggcctacaaggtaggagtgtgaatgcggGGCTTAAGACGAGACGACAAtatagtgttgccactttttaatttctactcttttttacCAAACTGTAAGTCAGACAGAACAAAGCGAAAAAGAGTTAAATGCCGCAAAATACCCAACtaaagtctgtcaagccatttccgtcagtagaaaaaagcgccAAATTTAAACAATATCTTATTAACAaatcttttctactgacaaagttgtttgaccggctacttatagagttagaccaaagtctgcaacgattttgatagcaaacgcagtacagggctataaccgcgaaaatcgaagttcgcaaattgcggggatttttctccgtcactctaattacgccttcattggagtaaaagagaaagatccccgcaatttgcgaatttcggttttcgtggTAGCCGCTCAGGTGTGATTTATTCGTAGAAgttgatagaagtttgacgtttacaataacacttgcactgcgattgctatcaaaatcgttgcagacttttcttggtctctttatttttttggtgttgcAAGAGCTATTTATACATTCCATGAAAACTTTGTTGCTTCAGAACTGCGACTTCAAATAAAATTCACACCTTATCGAAGACATTCGACTTAGTTTTGTACcatctatagtctgtatctttaggtatttaaataaggtaaacaaacaatttgtacgttttcgggtagttataacatgtattggttaaccgaccaattacaaaccacctggatcagtcactggacgacctgactttaccctacattatttggtcgtgtaatgttttaaccttttaaccgccagcaatttttgatcgagcgtgctcttgtcgccaccgacagtaattgtaccacgcagagtaaggttggcatagttacgcgagttataaatgtgctgtaaaaaccaaatcagatctttgtcttatttatcagactgtggcgaaatgagctggatatgtaatgtcttatatatcagactctggcggttaaagggttaatctACCGTCAACTGGCATGAGGAgctatttgagggtagattttgttgacttttatttaaatacctaaagatacacctTTTGGTCTATAGTTAGGTGGTTCGTGGTATCGAATTTTGATCAGcagaaatgtatgaaacagttttttttccacGACGTCGCTTTTGTAGTTCCATAGTAAATTTTCTGTATGACTTTAGCTTTGTAATGTATggccaaaagtaaaaaaaaagtatcaaagtgatttcacaatttttttataaataaaactacagTGCAACTTTGTAACACTTTTATTCACAGTTAATGTGAAACTCTCCTTATATGCTAGCACAACTTGACTTACAACTAAGGGCCAAACCGACTGCAATTTGTTATTCAAGTTGCAGTCCGTCTATACCGGCCTTAAAACATTGACTTTTCACCTCTTTTGGTCATGGCGCGAACCTTAGCTCACTTCgatttaaggttcaatttaGGATTCCTAGTGAgcgaaagagaagagtcgtagaacgTATTGGTTCCCATATAAACCACAAATCTTCtgtccgcacagactctagaaaATAATCTTTTATTAAAGTTAGCTGACATACTCCGAGGCTGacattatacttcgtttttttagggttccgtacccaaagggtaaaacgggaccctattactaagacttcgctgtccgtccgtccgtccgtccgtccgtctgtcaccaagctgtatctcacgaaccgtgatagctagacagttgaaattttcacagatgatgtatttctgttgccgctataacaacaaatactaaaaacattataaaataaagatttaagtgggactcccatacaacagtgatttttgaccaaagttaagcagcgTCGGGcgcggtcagtacttggatgggtgatcgttttttttttgcattttttccgttttttttttgcattatggtacggaacccttcgtgcgcgagtccgacttgcccggttttttagcattagaaaaatggTAATCAATTTTGTCGTCTTTGAAATGAAAACTTCTCATATTTTAATAAGAATCGAAATTTTCaataatatggggcattatctatgaaaagggaccttattgtcgatggcgcttacgccgcacagcgtcgcgcggcattgtatttatatcggagcatcgttaataatggcgtaagcgccatcgacaataaggtcccttttcatagataacgtctcATATGAATAAAAATTCGACAAGAGCGGTAAgatgtaggtataaaaaaatTCTTACATTATAACGGACAGTTACAAACAATCTACACTTAGATACTAAATTATGCACTTAGtctatatttacatttaatgAAAAGCCCAAAATTTGCTGCTCTGAAATTTCAACCCACAGTTTATAGAATAGGGTTGATTTTTTGTTGTTTGAAAAATGAATGCAACTCTATTGTAATGGAATAAGattcaaatttcaacttgacaagtacttatagctggGACGGAGAATTCTGATCCTTGGGAGGGTAAGTGAGTGTACTTAACCCCCCGCCGGCTTCGAAGCTAGTAAATTTATTTAGATAGAAATTCACCACTCTCTCATTTTCCACTTGCGTTCGCTCTTTTATCATCTGCATCTTGCGTAGGTCACCGACAGTTTGCGTTCGCCTGCGTGGCCCTTGCGTTTGTGTTTGTGTTCTTGGGACGCCGTTCGTGTGCGTGTCAGGTGCAACTTGCGTGCGCGATTGTGTCCCTTGCGTTTCTTCGTGTGTTCCTAGCGTGTGCGTGTCCGAGTCGGGCGCAAGTTGCTTGCGTGGCCCTTGCGTTCGCTTGCGTGTCCCTTGCACGCCGTTCGGGTGCGTGTCGGTTTTGCGTGCTAGTTGCACGCGCGATTGTGTCCCTTGCGTTTCTTCTTGTGTTCCTAGCACGTTCGTGTGCGTGTCCGAGTCAGTCGCAAGTTGCTTGCGTCGTTGTGTCCAATGCATTCGCTTGCGTGTTCTTTGCACGCCGTTCGTGTGCGTGTCGGAATTGCGTGCTAGTTGCACGTGCGATTGTTCTTGTGTTCCTTGCACGTTTGTGTGCGCTCCTGAATCGATCGCAAGTTGCTTGCGCGGCTGTGACACTTGTGTTCTCTTTCGTATCCATTGGACGCTCGTGTGCGTGTCCGAGTCCGCAAGCTGCTCGCGTGGCCGTGTCCCTTGCGTTCGCTTGAGTGTCCCTTGTGTTTGCTTGCGTGTCCATTGCAAGTTCGTCTGTGTGTCCGAGTTGCGTGCAAGTCGCTTGCGTCGTTTTGTCCAAGGATGTCTCTTTCTCTTTCTTTTTACGCGTCTATTACTGAGCGCGGCTGTGTCTGGAGTAGCCGTGTCTAAAGCGTTCCGAGATaccggcgtcttttctgtggacaacACAACAGTTAATCCCAAAAACGTAATTTCAAATTGAAATACATATACGATACGTCATATCTTAGTGAGACAAAAAACTTACttaaaaacaagtgcgagtcggactcgcgcacgtgggttccgtaccataaagcaaaaaataacggaaaaaaatgcaaaaagaaaacggtcacccatccaagtactgaccacgcccgacgttgcttaactttggtcaaaaatcatgtttgctgtatggaagccccacttaaatctttattttattctgtttttagtatttgctgttatagtggcaacagaaatacatcatctgtgaaaatttcaactgtctagctatcacggttcgtgagatacagcctggtgacagacagacggacggacggacggacagcgaagtcttagtaatagggtcccgttttaccctttgggtacggaaccctaaaaaaatatataataatgtgatTTGTACCCTATGTGTGTAGGTGTACGAAATTTCATGATTTTTTAAGAATTAGTTATATGGACCTACCTTTGATtaccttattttttatacaaatcaataaatattatggcGACGAAACAAAACAGAAATATCAAAATAACGGATGAAAACTTTGAACGTGGAAGTTTTTCACCTACCTGTATCGGTTTGCTTGCGTGCGCGCTTGCGTGTCCCTTGCGCTTGCGCGTGCGCGTGCTCCTGACTGTGCGCCTGTGCGTGCGCGTGCGCGAGCACGTGCGCGGCGGCGTGCCGGCGCATCGCGCGCTCGCTGTGGAAGGTGGCCGCGCATATTGGACACGCTGCCTgggcataaaataaataaatatttggggttAATCTTCCACAGATcgacctatactctgtatctttaggttaaaccctttaaccgccagagtctaaTATATAAGAcaacatatccagctcatttcgccacggtctgataaataagacaaagctctgatttggttttcacagtacatttataactcccgtaactatgccaaccttactctgcgtggtacaattactgttggtggcgacacgagcacgctcgatcaaaaattgctggcggttaaaaggttaaataaaagtaaacagaatctaccctcaaatggctcctgaagccagttgagggtagacgaaaacattacatgatcaaataatgtaggttaaagtcaggtcgttcagtgactgatccaggcggtcttgtatttggttggttaatcaataaacacaaataaatgcgcttaccgggattcgaacccaagaTCAACGCCTTCATAGACAGGcattacccactaggccagaccttacaaaataatatctcccgtcgcgtctgtctgtttgtgtgtatgtatgttagcgataaactcaaatactactgaacggattttcatgcggttttcaccttttttttttaaattatagatagactgattcttgaggaaggtttacgtgtatttgttaaggttttgtgtaacccgtgcgaagccgcggcgggtcgctagtttataataaaatatacctttgCTAAGTGTTCTCTCTCGATGTGCTCGGCTACCTGCGTCTTGTCTAAGAATTTTCTCTTGCAAGTGTCACATTGGAACCTGAAAAAAAATTCTGAACTAAGATGCGTTTTTATATTCTTAATCTAATACTGTCCTAAGGATAAcccataccacagaataaataatagtactaggtacagaagactcactctctaacaaaacgcgtctgttacgatcagcacagatatggccgctaggtggcgacagcgccacgcgcggcttatggcaaaccccaaaattgggagcggatggacttttagctacctgtagcaaagcgacgaaatcgcggagtgagccacgcctgcccataCAAGAAAAAAGATGACGGTGGAATTTGAACataaacttattgttagtataagaAATAGAATTGTATTTCTTGGTTTGAAAAATTTACTATACAAAAGAAATGGAACTTaagtatatgtacttataagTTCAAATTATATAATACGTAAGCCCGCGAACCTTATGAggatgtatagttcgttttttttagcattagaaagaactccacagaagcaagcgtgcagtttttatcaggctctttaattgttaataattattgaattatctaatgtagcatggtcaatacatataatttacttcaaattattaccgctaaaagtgccggatttggaaccacaagcttacttctgcgaagttcattctaatgctaaaaaaacggactataggtatATCTTAAAACCTAAATTACATCCACTTCCTAGCATTTTGCTAACGAATATGCTCAAACTAGATGTAAAGGCCAGTAAAAAGTGTACTTGTAGGTCAGTCGTAGTCGAGACCCCGTACCTTGAGTCACTGACATACACGCTAACGTCTATGtcatttactttctatacatctcgctcgctaatatgcgagtacgagcg contains:
- the LOC134677660 gene encoding uncharacterized protein LOC134677660, translated to MEVSEGALLRSKSSNRAIPSAATKAKNLSTGDVGHKMENKKRRGVYVEKWANRELPAEENKRYKSKAQQIPRPQTNKLLTTAPRESKISTYTRLLGTRDPSVQFIKRKKKTLPEDLTEQSSKTSKLSKHENTQRNIVEENKTMDKFRHNHAKDAKFITRKDRRERVEGGRDLQTPSTSSKINRVMSFDTNWSTIFPNRENRDKTNKLQQYIYNDCKPKEKNKLKTTESKDEKIYTFFKELIESVYEEEKNKQDIQSGKSSDIKLEIDDPVAQKLQEYNSKQYTIEDNNLLYEQSRELADYYNNNSRITPQKKVKRRKKNVKYNFTDKSAYSKGDRYRKSNLLTILKQELAIDLYQQEPESMFEALMNIAKNKRKRKQIHFEITKEPSDLERVCRFKRLNLISPSTRMPKRVKQTSRRDKIMGGKRSESSTSTEFESHHSLEVQGFDYVTEPLEVGTRISSIRPITKLNEGIVTVTHHWKH